A single region of the Hippopotamus amphibius kiboko isolate mHipAmp2 chromosome 6, mHipAmp2.hap2, whole genome shotgun sequence genome encodes:
- the LOC130856025 gene encoding zinc finger CCCH domain-containing protein 15-like encodes MPPKKQAQARGSKKAEQKKKEKIIEDKTFGLKNKKGAKQQKFIKAVTHQVKSGQQNPPQVAQSEAEKKLKKDDKKKELQELNELFKPVVAAQKISKGADPKSVVCAFFKQGQCTKGDKCKFSHDLTLERKCEKRSVYIDARDEELEKDTMDNWDEKKLEEVVNKKHGEAEKKKPKTQRVCKHFLEAIENNKYGWFWVCPGGGDICMYRHALPPGFVLKKDKKKEEKEDEISLEDLIEKERSALGPNVTKITLESFLAWKKRKRQEKIDKLEQDIERRKADFKAGKALVISGREVFEFRPELVDDDDEEADDTRYTQGTGGDEVDDSVSVNDIDLSLYVPRDVDETGITVASIERFSTYTSEKVENKLSEASGGRAENGERSDLEEDNEGEGQENGAIDAVPVDEDLFTGEDLDELEEELNTLDLEE; translated from the coding sequence ATGCCCCCCAAGAAACAGGCTCAGGCCAGGGGCAGCAAAAAGGCGGagcagaaaaagaaggagaagattATAGAAGACAAAACTTTTGGCCTAAAGAATAAGAAAGGAGCAAAGCAGCAAAAGTTTATCAAGGCTGTCACTCATCAAGTTAAATCTGGGCAACAAAATCCACCTCAGGTAGCACAGAGTGAAGCTGAAAAGAAGTTGAAGAAAGATGACAAGAAGAAAGAATTGCAAGAGCTAAATGAGTTGTTCAAACCTGTAGTTGCTgctcaaaaaataagtaaaggtgCAGATCCCAAATCCGTGGTATGTGCATTCTTCAAGCAAGGGCAGTGTACTAAAGGAGATAAGTGTAAGTTCTCTCATGACTTAACtctggaaagaaaatgtgaaaagcgAAGTGTTTACATTGATGCAAGAGATGAAGAGCTTGAAAAAGATACTATGGATAATTGGGATgagaaaaaactggaagaagtaGTGAACAAGAAGCACGGTGAGGcggaaaagaaaaaacccaaaactcaaAGAGTGTGCAAGCATTTCCTTGAAGCTATTGAAAACAACAAATATGGCTGGTTTTGGGTATGCCCTGGAGGGGGTGATATTTGCATGTATCGTCATGCACTTCCTCCTGGGTTTGtcttgaaaaaagataaaaagaaagaagagaaagaagatgaaattTCCTTAGAAGATCTAATTGAAAAAGAGCGTTCTGCCCTAGGTCCAAATGTTACCAAAATCACTCTAGAATCTTTTCTtgcatggaagaaaagaaaaagacaagaaaagattgataaactTGAACAAGatatagaaagaaggaaagcagaCTTCAAAGCAGGGAAAGCATTAGTGATCAGTGGTCGTGAGGTGTTTGAATTTCGTCCTGAacttgttgatgatgatgatgaggaAGCAGATGATACCCGTTACACCCAGGGGACAGGTGGTGATGAGGTTGATGATTCAGTGAGCGTAAATGACATAGATTTAAGCCTGTACGTCCCACGAGATGTAGATGAGACAGGTATTACTGTAGCCAGTATTGAAAGATTCAGCACATATACTTCAGAAAAGGTTGAAAACAAATTAAGTGAAGCTTCCGGAGGTAGGGCTGAAAATGGTGAAAGAAGTGATTTGGAAGAGGACAACGAAGGGGAGGGACAGGAAAATGGAGCCATCGATGCTGTTCCTGTTGATGAAGATCTTTTTACTGGGGAAGATTTGGATGAACTAGAAGAAGAATTAAACACACTTGATCTAGAAGAATGA